One Fibrobacter sp. UWH4 DNA window includes the following coding sequences:
- a CDS encoding phosphatidate cytidylyltransferase, which translates to MSNLAQRLITAFIAIPIVFFLLWFNDFSRIGLMCFIAGVGAWEWAGMASKMYKGPDTRYLSFAASLALTLAWALSKGSYFGMPAVPYVVGMTFLVIFAIYIGVAFAKVEIDHLFPWLVMQLGAPLYVGLWGGMNVLMMGNGRGFEHCYPFILVMTGVWLCDTVAYFFGKFAAGKGPFGRHLFAPSISPKKTWEGSVAGSVATVAWIAYWAKCSAALGCFNVDIDWAKAIGLGLLVTVAGQVGDLLMSALKRWSGTKDSGNLFVGHGGVLDRCDSFFLAAPALYLLMDFFQKLA; encoded by the coding sequence ATGAGTAATCTTGCGCAGCGATTGATAACGGCGTTTATCGCCATTCCGATTGTATTTTTCTTGCTGTGGTTTAATGACTTCAGCCGCATTGGCCTGATGTGCTTTATCGCGGGCGTGGGCGCCTGGGAATGGGCGGGCATGGCCTCCAAGATGTACAAGGGGCCCGATACCCGTTACCTTTCTTTTGCAGCTTCCTTGGCTTTGACGCTCGCATGGGCGCTTTCCAAGGGCAGCTACTTTGGTATGCCAGCCGTGCCTTATGTGGTCGGCATGACCTTCCTCGTGATTTTTGCAATCTATATCGGCGTGGCCTTTGCGAAGGTGGAAATCGATCACCTTTTCCCGTGGCTTGTGATGCAGCTCGGCGCCCCGCTCTACGTGGGTCTCTGGGGTGGCATGAACGTGCTCATGATGGGTAACGGTCGGGGCTTTGAACATTGCTATCCGTTTATCCTGGTGATGACGGGCGTATGGCTTTGCGACACGGTGGCGTATTTCTTCGGAAAGTTCGCGGCGGGCAAGGGTCCTTTCGGCCGGCACCTGTTTGCGCCGAGCATTAGCCCCAAGAAAACCTGGGAAGGTTCTGTAGCGGGTTCTGTCGCGACGGTCGCGTGGATTGCCTACTGGGCAAAGTGCAGCGCCGCTCTCGGTTGCTTTAACGTGGATATCGACTGGGCGAAGGCCATTGGTCTTGGCCTGCTTGTGACTGTTGCGGGTCAGGTGGGCGATCTGTTGATGTCAGCCCTCAAGCGTTGGAGCGGTACCAAGGATTCCGGCAACCTGTTTGTCGGCCATGGTGGCGTTCTTGACCGTTGCGATTCCTTCTTCCTTGCTGCCCCCGCTCTCTACCTGCTCATGGATTTCTTCCAGAAACTGGCGTAA
- a CDS encoding isoprenyl transferase, which translates to MANQLRHVAIIMDGNGRWARSRGLERFLGHRKGTQATIDAVEVGVNLKLEHMTLYVFSSENWGRPSKEVDYLMNLLIEMVVKEIPDLMEKNVKLTVIGNMNRLPDKPRASLQSAIDKTANNTGMQLNLAISYGGRQEIVDAAKAIAAQVAAGTLKVEDIDESLFAKNLYLKGAPDPDLVIRTGGEFRLSNYLLWQAAYSEFYVTDTLWPDFTKEEFLKAVEFFKTRERRFGKVLHE; encoded by the coding sequence GTGGCAAATCAGCTTAGACATGTCGCCATCATTATGGACGGTAACGGGCGTTGGGCTCGTAGCCGTGGTCTCGAACGTTTCCTGGGACACCGTAAGGGTACCCAGGCGACAATCGATGCGGTCGAGGTGGGCGTAAACCTTAAGCTCGAACACATGACGCTTTACGTGTTCAGCTCCGAGAACTGGGGCCGCCCCTCCAAGGAAGTGGATTACCTGATGAACCTCCTCATCGAGATGGTCGTCAAGGAAATTCCCGACCTCATGGAAAAGAACGTGAAGCTTACGGTCATCGGCAACATGAACCGTTTGCCGGACAAGCCGCGTGCAAGTCTCCAGTCCGCAATCGACAAGACGGCGAACAACACGGGGATGCAGCTGAATCTCGCTATCTCTTATGGTGGCCGTCAGGAAATCGTGGATGCCGCCAAGGCAATCGCCGCCCAGGTGGCGGCGGGTACGCTCAAGGTCGAAGACATCGACGAGAGTTTATTTGCAAAGAATCTTTATTTAAAGGGAGCGCCCGATCCGGATCTCGTGATTCGTACGGGCGGAGAGTTCAGGCTTTCGAATTATCTGCTTTGGCAGGCCGCCTACAGCGAATTCTATGTAACGGATACGCTTTGGCCCGACTTTACCAAGGAAGAATTCTTGAAGGCCGTCGAGTTCTTCAAGACTCGAGAAAGACGTTTTGGGAAGGTGTTGCATGAGTAA
- a CDS encoding M6 family metalloprotease domain-containing protein, whose translation MKNKILPFSILSGLLLLPATLFADIVYQGKRVQEWPEEARPTFTGSKASASSSGLARAVATQTKGHYAAPKGKIYSLTLLVDFSDKPAPVTADEVEEWLNKEGFNRDGCNGSVRDYYLDVSNGQLDLTNEVYGWYRAQHPKSWYEGLNGYSGSDSLMKEVFAYFDSQVDFSRYDNDKDGTTEAINIVYAGAGQTWGQGLWPHSGWSSEKRDGVKLTHHQMTDMPGKFSIYVFVHESGHMIFGWPDLYWYGDYCTMGNRANDLNPVAINDFYRADQGWIPFVDITSEDVDNVTGLEVTKPGEFCYRYKNPARPNQEGLVWSYVRNTGRNKVLAGSGLLMQHYDFSIEGNSASDKLGLRIVHANAAGKSSDDVADQWPSPGSTANTFFKSGTYAEFSDDAYPAIRWYNGSKTGLKITDIGTPGETLTFCIGENCSEPSSSSSTVASSSSVAEITIQKIALETTLPISDSYAPVTIDLNGSEVASILGIKRTEIEDKVKFYGVEPNGKLDSNTTGEGSGHWFDKDGKIVTWDPNGSSIVFSNVDLTTMTTKIGHMPGKVKAGDTFTVRQALVYGSKQVTFEIKVTIEGGTTVITNLRKAKYGKPGSKIFNVLGKPVGVRNANGALPDLPKGIYVEVAK comes from the coding sequence ATGAAAAACAAAATTTTACCGTTCAGTATTTTATCGGGTTTGTTATTGCTCCCCGCAACACTTTTTGCCGATATCGTGTACCAGGGGAAGCGCGTCCAGGAATGGCCCGAAGAAGCCCGACCCACATTCACCGGATCCAAAGCAAGCGCGTCCAGTTCCGGTTTAGCGAGAGCAGTTGCAACACAAACGAAAGGCCACTACGCCGCCCCCAAAGGCAAAATCTACAGTCTCACGCTCCTCGTCGATTTCTCGGACAAGCCCGCCCCCGTTACAGCGGACGAAGTCGAGGAATGGCTCAACAAGGAAGGCTTCAATAGGGACGGCTGCAATGGTTCCGTACGCGACTACTACCTTGACGTTTCTAACGGACAACTGGACCTCACGAACGAAGTCTACGGCTGGTACCGCGCCCAGCATCCGAAGTCATGGTACGAAGGCCTGAACGGATACTCGGGTTCCGACTCGCTCATGAAAGAAGTATTCGCGTATTTCGATTCTCAGGTTGATTTTTCGCGCTATGACAACGACAAGGACGGCACTACCGAAGCCATCAACATCGTATACGCCGGCGCCGGACAAACTTGGGGACAGGGCCTGTGGCCGCATTCCGGATGGTCCAGCGAAAAGCGCGATGGCGTAAAGCTCACGCACCATCAGATGACGGACATGCCGGGCAAGTTTTCGATATATGTTTTTGTGCATGAATCGGGGCACATGATCTTTGGCTGGCCGGACCTCTACTGGTATGGCGACTACTGCACCATGGGCAACCGCGCGAACGACTTGAATCCCGTCGCGATTAACGACTTCTACCGTGCGGACCAGGGCTGGATTCCGTTCGTAGACATCACGAGCGAAGATGTAGACAACGTAACAGGCCTCGAAGTTACGAAGCCGGGAGAGTTCTGCTACCGCTACAAGAACCCCGCAAGGCCAAACCAAGAAGGTTTAGTTTGGTCTTACGTACGCAACACGGGCCGCAACAAGGTACTCGCTGGGAGCGGCCTCTTGATGCAACACTACGATTTTTCCATCGAAGGCAATTCCGCTTCGGATAAGCTGGGACTCCGAATCGTGCACGCGAACGCCGCAGGCAAATCAAGCGACGACGTTGCCGACCAGTGGCCAAGCCCGGGCAGCACAGCCAACACGTTCTTCAAGAGCGGAACCTATGCGGAATTTTCAGATGACGCCTACCCCGCTATCCGCTGGTATAACGGCTCCAAGACAGGCCTCAAGATTACTGACATCGGGACGCCCGGCGAAACGCTCACGTTCTGCATCGGCGAGAACTGCTCCGAACCCTCGTCCAGTTCGTCGACAGTGGCAAGTTCCAGCAGCGTCGCTGAAATCACCATCCAGAAAATCGCACTTGAGACAACGCTCCCAATAAGCGACAGCTATGCGCCCGTAACGATCGACCTGAACGGCAGCGAAGTCGCAAGCATCCTCGGCATCAAGCGCACCGAAATTGAAGACAAAGTAAAATTCTACGGTGTAGAACCGAACGGCAAACTCGACAGCAATACTACCGGTGAAGGCTCCGGTCATTGGTTCGACAAGGACGGCAAAATTGTCACCTGGGACCCGAACGGCTCCAGCATCGTGTTCTCCAATGTGGACCTCACGACCATGACCACAAAAATCGGTCACATGCCAGGTAAAGTCAAAGCCGGAGACACCTTCACCGTGCGACAAGCGCTCGTTTACGGCAGTAAGCAAGTCACCTTTGAAATCAAGGTAACAATCGAAGGCGGCACCACCGTCATCACCAACCTGCGCAAGGCAAAATACGGCAAGCCCGGCAGCAAGATATTCAATGTGCTCGGAAAACCCGTCGGAGTACGCAACGCCAATGGCGCTCTGCCCGATTTGCCCAAGGGCATTTATGTGGAAGTGGCGAAATAG
- a CDS encoding Rpn family recombination-promoting nuclease/putative transposase: MNRTQHLAMLEAMRIDSRNLLKYQQIYKFAYLLCDGVFKIVFAEEKGHSLLISLLNAMLDLHDGDAIKSISLEMQEYPGIFTKKDCILDIIGTTNAGEKVLVEVQQKKDKFFKDRVQYYLSRVIENQVHTSEKYELPRIYFLGLLDFEMFPEEPAEYIHHVDEMCHGKKFFPKIQKVFVEIDKFFELENAGTTKDDHSDAAQWLRAIKAIVKEESAPEKILQNETFQKLMDSVKLINFAEELFNVEVKNMTDLQAEHEEGLAEGRELGFAEGKAEGYADGKTEGFAEGKAEGFAAGEKAERAKADKEKREIAKGLREDGVPMDVIIRRTGFSKEEIESL, encoded by the coding sequence ATGAACCGTACACAACATTTGGCCATGCTCGAGGCCATGAGAATCGACAGCAGAAACCTGCTCAAGTACCAGCAGATTTACAAGTTCGCCTACCTCTTGTGCGACGGCGTTTTCAAGATCGTATTCGCCGAAGAAAAGGGGCATTCGCTCCTGATTTCGCTCTTGAACGCCATGCTCGACCTGCATGACGGCGACGCCATCAAGAGCATCTCGCTCGAAATGCAGGAATACCCCGGCATCTTTACCAAGAAGGACTGCATCCTGGACATCATCGGCACCACCAACGCAGGCGAAAAGGTCCTGGTCGAAGTCCAGCAGAAGAAGGACAAGTTCTTCAAGGACCGCGTGCAGTATTACCTCTCCCGCGTTATCGAGAACCAGGTCCACACGAGCGAAAAGTACGAGCTCCCCCGCATCTATTTCCTCGGGCTCCTTGATTTCGAGATGTTCCCGGAAGAACCCGCCGAGTACATCCATCATGTAGACGAAATGTGCCACGGCAAGAAGTTCTTCCCCAAGATCCAGAAGGTCTTCGTGGAAATCGACAAGTTCTTTGAGCTCGAAAACGCCGGGACCACCAAGGACGACCACTCCGATGCCGCCCAGTGGCTCCGCGCCATCAAGGCGATTGTCAAGGAAGAAAGTGCGCCTGAAAAGATTCTGCAGAACGAAACCTTCCAGAAGTTGATGGATTCCGTAAAATTGATTAACTTTGCAGAAGAGCTTTTTAATGTCGAGGTTAAGAATATGACGGACTTGCAGGCAGAACACGAAGAAGGACTCGCGGAAGGCCGTGAACTCGGTTTTGCCGAGGGCAAGGCTGAAGGCTACGCTGACGGCAAGACCGAAGGATTCGCCGAGGGTAAGGCTGAAGGGTTTGCCGCAGGTGAAAAAGCCGAACGTGCCAAAGCCGACAAGGAAAAGCGCGAAATAGCAAAGGGCTTGCGTGAAGACGGCGTCCCTATGGACGTTATTATCCGCAGGACAGGTTTTTCTAAAGAAGAAATCGAAAGCCTGTAA
- the dxr gene encoding 1-deoxy-D-xylulose-5-phosphate reductoisomerase, translating to MKNVVLLGATGSIGTSSVDVIHQHSDIFNLYAVAANSSVAKVAEIVRKYKVERVCMFDPNAAKELESVLGMKVLVGMEGLCELAADPKADIIINSLMGAVGCLPTITAIEHGKHVALANKETMVMAGPVIWDKLAENPKSFITPIDSEHSAIFQCLEGGKRESEVEFLEITASGGPFREWPIEKFENITVADALNHPVWSMGKKITIDSASMMNKGLEVLEAHFLFHIPYDQIKVVVHPQSMVHSLVQFRDGSLMAQLGAPDMRIPIQVALTWPDRLPLDTKRLDLPTLAKLTFFEPDFNKFRCLALAFEAGRRGGIVPSMMNAANEVLVDAFLKGNLKFTDIPRHVETIMAGAPNVTGHLTLDQVLEADAEARRLTLDLIK from the coding sequence ATGAAAAACGTAGTTCTTCTCGGTGCGACCGGTTCTATCGGTACTTCTAGCGTCGATGTCATTCACCAGCATTCCGATATCTTCAATCTTTATGCCGTTGCCGCAAACAGCAGTGTGGCCAAAGTTGCCGAAATCGTGCGCAAGTACAAGGTGGAACGTGTGTGCATGTTCGACCCGAATGCCGCCAAGGAACTCGAGAGTGTACTCGGCATGAAGGTGCTCGTGGGCATGGAAGGCCTTTGCGAACTCGCTGCCGACCCGAAGGCCGATATCATCATTAACTCGCTGATGGGCGCCGTGGGATGCCTCCCGACGATTACCGCTATCGAACACGGCAAGCATGTGGCTCTTGCAAACAAAGAAACCATGGTCATGGCAGGCCCTGTCATTTGGGACAAGCTTGCCGAAAATCCGAAGTCCTTCATCACGCCGATTGATTCCGAACACAGCGCCATCTTCCAGTGCCTCGAAGGCGGCAAGCGCGAATCCGAAGTGGAATTTCTCGAAATCACGGCATCCGGTGGTCCCTTCCGCGAATGGCCCATTGAAAAGTTTGAAAACATCACCGTGGCAGACGCCTTGAATCACCCGGTGTGGAGCATGGGCAAGAAGATTACCATCGACTCTGCCTCCATGATGAACAAGGGTCTCGAAGTGCTCGAAGCTCACTTCCTCTTCCACATTCCGTATGATCAGATCAAGGTGGTGGTGCACCCGCAGTCCATGGTGCATTCGCTGGTGCAGTTCCGCGACGGTTCGCTGATGGCCCAGCTCGGTGCCCCCGACATGCGCATCCCGATTCAGGTGGCGCTCACGTGGCCCGACCGTCTGCCGCTCGATACCAAGCGTCTCGACCTGCCGACGCTCGCGAAACTGACCTTCTTCGAACCGGACTTTAATAAGTTCCGCTGCCTCGCCCTTGCGTTCGAGGCGGGCCGCCGTGGCGGTATCGTGCCTTCGATGATGAATGCCGCGAACGAAGTTCTCGTGGACGCCTTCCTCAAGGGTAACCTCAAGTTTACCGACATTCCGCGCCATGTGGAAACGATTATGGCCGGTGCCCCGAACGTGACCGGTCACCTGACGCTCGACCAGGTGCTTGAAGCCGACGCCGAAGCCCGTCGACTGACACTCGACCTGATCAAGTAA
- a CDS encoding polysaccharide deacetylase family protein gives MDYKKFSIAALIAMGSSMVFAQNAEIATWSGFRKAAVSFTFDDGPQSDVDVALPMFEKYGYKATFNIVTNWANGGGNNGMLNWSGVQKLSDAGHEIASHSDSHPNGKPMPANEISSSKGTISQKIQQKYGVVTLAYPNCDTPGDAQVLQNYVVGRICNGSWKGGPDIMGKDGPSNWAAVSALMTGNQGTSDFKGNMDKAVQQGGWVAFLTHGFQFKTNGFADYSPTDANGMDGALQYAQQKDKDIWVAPMGYVAMYIKERKASKIEPQDGGSANSMAFELKHSIADNISKYDYPLSIKVKTDWSKVEVTQDGAKLESKVDGGYVYFDAVPNAGKIVVTNANAAPEPESSSSSEVVSSSSENPWAIASEIQDNFQFSVYRSSDNYIVVGGAQGKEITVFNSLGHQVRTTRGLGVEQKVYTGAKGVYIVKVGNKTRKVRL, from the coding sequence ATGGATTATAAAAAATTTTCTATCGCGGCTCTGATTGCCATGGGCTCTTCCATGGTTTTTGCTCAGAATGCAGAAATTGCCACCTGGTCGGGTTTCCGCAAGGCAGCGGTTTCCTTCACTTTTGACGATGGCCCGCAAAGCGATGTCGATGTCGCTCTTCCCATGTTCGAAAAGTACGGTTATAAGGCGACTTTCAATATCGTCACTAATTGGGCCAATGGCGGTGGCAACAATGGAATGCTCAACTGGAGTGGTGTTCAGAAATTGTCCGATGCTGGTCACGAAATCGCAAGCCATAGCGACAGTCACCCCAATGGAAAGCCGATGCCCGCTAATGAAATTTCTTCGTCCAAGGGGACAATCAGCCAAAAGATTCAGCAGAAATATGGTGTCGTCACTCTCGCTTACCCGAACTGCGATACTCCGGGTGACGCCCAGGTTCTTCAGAATTACGTTGTCGGAAGAATTTGTAACGGAAGCTGGAAGGGCGGTCCCGATATCATGGGCAAGGATGGCCCGAGCAACTGGGCTGCAGTCTCTGCGCTCATGACGGGTAATCAGGGAACCAGCGATTTTAAGGGCAACATGGACAAAGCTGTTCAACAAGGCGGTTGGGTTGCATTCCTCACGCATGGTTTCCAGTTCAAGACCAATGGCTTTGCAGACTATTCTCCGACCGATGCGAATGGAATGGATGGCGCTCTCCAGTATGCTCAGCAGAAAGATAAGGACATTTGGGTTGCCCCGATGGGCTATGTCGCCATGTACATCAAGGAACGCAAGGCCTCGAAAATTGAACCGCAGGACGGCGGCTCTGCAAACTCCATGGCTTTCGAACTCAAGCATAGCATTGCAGACAACATTTCCAAGTACGACTACCCGCTTTCCATCAAGGTGAAAACCGACTGGAGCAAGGTCGAAGTGACGCAGGATGGCGCAAAGCTTGAATCCAAGGTGGATGGCGGCTATGTTTACTTTGACGCGGTGCCCAATGCAGGCAAGATTGTCGTGACCAATGCAAATGCAGCTCCGGAACCGGAGTCTTCTTCCAGCAGCGAAGTTGTTTCCTCTAGTTCCGAAAACCCGTGGGCAATTGCATCTGAAATTCAGGACAATTTCCAATTCTCTGTGTACAGGTCTTCCGACAACTACATTGTGGTCGGTGGCGCCCAGGGCAAAGAAATCACGGTGTTCAACAGCCTTGGCCATCAGGTGCGCACTACCCGTGGTCTCGGTGTTGAACAGAAGGTTTATACCGGAGCCAAGGGTGTGTATATTGTGAAAGTCGGTAACAAGACACGTAAGGTTCGACTGTAG
- the pyrH gene encoding UMP kinase: MSKFKRILLKLSGEALAGEKGHGIDNQILSDMASEIASIVKQGVQVALVIGGGNLVRGISASAGGMNRAQGDAMGMLGTVMNGLAMQDALDKQGVDSVVMSAIRMEPVCEFFDRRKALKLLSAGSVVIFSAGTGNPFFTTDSCAALRAIESECDVIMKATKVDGIYTADPVKDPTATRFDDISYKEVISRGLKVMDTAAVALCMENNMPIFVFKMEKGNLSRAAINGDLGTLVHC; the protein is encoded by the coding sequence ATGTCAAAATTCAAGCGCATTCTTCTCAAGCTCAGTGGCGAAGCCCTCGCAGGCGAAAAGGGCCACGGTATCGACAACCAGATTCTCTCTGACATGGCGTCTGAAATTGCCTCCATCGTCAAGCAGGGCGTGCAGGTCGCGCTCGTGATTGGTGGCGGCAACCTCGTTCGCGGCATTTCCGCTTCTGCAGGTGGTATGAACCGCGCCCAGGGCGATGCCATGGGCATGCTTGGCACCGTGATGAACGGCCTCGCCATGCAAGATGCTTTGGACAAGCAGGGTGTCGACTCCGTGGTGATGTCTGCCATCCGCATGGAACCGGTCTGCGAATTCTTCGACCGCCGCAAGGCCCTCAAGCTTTTGTCCGCAGGCTCCGTGGTCATCTTCTCCGCCGGTACGGGTAACCCGTTCTTCACCACCGACAGTTGCGCCGCCCTCCGCGCTATCGAGAGCGAATGCGACGTCATCATGAAGGCTACCAAGGTCGACGGCATCTACACCGCAGACCCGGTCAAGGATCCGACTGCAACTCGCTTTGACGACATCAGCTACAAGGAAGTCATTTCCCGCGGTCTCAAGGTCATGGATACCGCAGCCGTCGCCCTCTGCATGGAAAACAACATGCCCATCTTCGTGTTCAAGATGGAAAAGGGCAACCTCTCCCGCGCGGCCATCAACGGTGACCTCGGCACGCTGGTGCACTGCTAA
- the frr gene encoding ribosome recycling factor yields MSEYSDKMSKAIEATEREFSKIRAGQASPAILNDVRIDYYGTPTPISQVAKVSVPEPRMLLVSPWEKTMVDPIEKAILAANIGLTPMKDGNCIRVSLPILTTERRQELAKIARKHAEEGRVAIRNIRRDANDSLKKNKEMPEDEVKKQQDEIQKATDKAIAEIDRLLAEKEADILKV; encoded by the coding sequence ATGTCTGAATATTCCGATAAGATGAGCAAGGCCATCGAGGCCACCGAACGTGAATTTTCCAAGATCCGCGCAGGCCAGGCTAGCCCCGCTATCCTGAACGACGTGCGTATCGACTACTACGGCACCCCGACCCCGATTTCTCAGGTGGCCAAGGTTTCTGTTCCGGAACCGCGTATGCTGCTGGTCTCTCCGTGGGAAAAGACCATGGTCGACCCGATTGAAAAGGCTATCCTCGCTGCAAACATCGGCCTTACTCCGATGAAGGACGGCAACTGCATCCGCGTGAGCCTCCCGATCCTTACCACGGAACGCCGCCAGGAACTCGCGAAGATTGCCCGCAAGCATGCCGAAGAAGGCCGCGTGGCTATCCGCAACATCCGCCGCGATGCGAACGACTCTCTCAAGAAGAACAAGGAAATGCCCGAAGACGAAGTCAAGAAGCAGCAGGACGAAATCCAGAAGGCAACCGACAAGGCTATCGCCGAAATTGACCGTCTGCTCGCCGAAAAGGAAGCGGACATCCTCAAGGTGTAG
- a CDS encoding FISUMP domain-containing protein, which yields MKIFNVLRKRITASAQPCQSASSLPRHSLRMLFALSILLALLAACGDESSSSAPDPIGEISSSSNDDNGSTGKDKDTSLSSQKDSQKSSSSVAEKNSSSSVSGKNSSSSVAESSSSEEEFHLCENGDTLTTESSKKIMHFVCENNNWVVEYTVRKDSLDSLAAIEKNKEHPNMDSLFAGYDGEYFEFEDPRDNRKYKYVEYIWHSEDGKGRDTFYVMAENLNYGKMISSGTTKFDDKVTEKLCYVDDEWFCDNHFGGLYTWAEAMNLPKVCDSVAVDSNDACKSFANAVKSVSDPRVVRWQGICPDGWHIMTQYEWQHTETSAGLKSKAVWEHKGYNSSGMSIIPTDRLETSVYTAFWMPTALESNVAKAVFFYSTSNNADLSGAEITRRTFRSIRCVMDANNTLIH from the coding sequence GTGAAAATTTTTAACGTTTTGCGCAAGCGCATAACAGCATCAGCTCAGCCATGTCAGTCTGCAAGCAGCCTGCCGCGGCATTCGCTTCGCATGTTATTTGCTCTGTCCATTCTTCTAGCCTTGCTCGCAGCATGTGGAGATGAATCTAGTAGCTCCGCTCCCGATCCAATCGGTGAAATTTCGTCGAGTAGCAATGACGATAACGGTTCCACGGGTAAAGACAAAGACACGTCTTTGTCTTCACAGAAAGATTCCCAAAAATCCAGTTCCTCGGTGGCGGAGAAGAATTCTTCTAGTTCTGTAAGTGGCAAAAATAGTAGTTCGTCTGTAGCAGAGTCGAGTAGTAGCGAAGAGGAATTTCATCTTTGCGAAAATGGGGATACTCTGACAACTGAAAGTTCGAAAAAAATCATGCATTTTGTTTGCGAGAATAACAATTGGGTTGTCGAATACACTGTTCGTAAAGATTCCCTTGATTCCCTCGCTGCAATCGAGAAAAACAAGGAACACCCGAACATGGATAGCCTTTTTGCTGGCTACGACGGAGAATATTTCGAATTCGAGGACCCGCGTGACAACCGAAAATACAAGTATGTGGAATATATTTGGCACTCCGAAGATGGTAAGGGTAGGGATACCTTCTATGTGATGGCCGAAAACTTGAATTACGGAAAAATGATTTCTAGCGGCACGACAAAATTTGACGACAAAGTGACTGAAAAACTATGCTACGTAGATGACGAATGGTTCTGTGACAACCACTTTGGTGGTCTATATACATGGGCAGAGGCTATGAATTTGCCCAAGGTCTGTGATTCTGTCGCGGTGGATAGTAATGACGCGTGCAAGAGTTTTGCAAATGCTGTCAAGAGCGTTAGCGATCCTCGGGTAGTCCGTTGGCAAGGAATTTGCCCGGACGGTTGGCATATTATGACTCAATACGAGTGGCAGCACACAGAAACATCCGCTGGACTTAAATCTAAGGCTGTGTGGGAGCATAAGGGATATAATTCTTCGGGGATGTCTATTATTCCGACAGATCGATTAGAGACAAGTGTATATACTGCATTTTGGATGCCTACTGCTTTGGAAAGTAATGTTGCAAAAGCCGTGTTTTTTTATTCTACTTCAAATAATGCTGATTTGTCAGGTGCAGAAATAACACGAAGAACATTTCGTTCTATCCGTTGCGTGATGGATGCAAATAACACTTTGATTCACTAA
- a CDS encoding alpha/beta hydrolase — protein sequence MNKIVAVTCLAVAVSAFAQGFGGQQGQGKIEYSEKFADLNYAGDGKTFHTLDIYLPKETKDAYPVVIHTYGSAWSMNNMKGSADLNTIGSALLKAGYALVTPNHRSASDAIYPAQLHDLKAVVRFIRGNAAKYKIDTSFIAMSGFSSGGHLSSLVATTCGLKEGKSGAVTVDLVGDLGDFTQYSSCIDAASLWSPPTDIYTMNPINNFMGSGTYEGAFIGAEREGNKDKWMVASSPYYASEDDPPIILFHGTSDQIVNKEQSQELYDSLKKHDVVTELVSVAGGTHGGSEMYVSENLDKMISFFNMARDAKSQVVDPLDSAKVDSLKRDSSSDSLTRLPSNWKQLAHVGVVGSKLVAFGNGGEYRCAVVSVNGSVTWRGNFRGSLDLSWLPSGTYAIVVTFPSGMQKSLKFAKK from the coding sequence ATGAATAAGATTGTGGCGGTGACCTGCCTCGCTGTAGCGGTGTCTGCGTTTGCGCAAGGTTTTGGCGGTCAGCAAGGTCAGGGTAAAATTGAATACTCCGAAAAATTTGCCGACTTGAATTATGCAGGCGACGGAAAGACTTTCCATACATTGGACATCTACCTGCCCAAAGAAACGAAGGATGCTTATCCGGTGGTGATTCATACTTACGGTAGCGCCTGGAGCATGAATAATATGAAGGGCTCTGCGGACCTGAATACAATCGGCTCGGCACTATTGAAGGCCGGATACGCGCTTGTGACGCCGAATCACCGCTCCGCAAGCGATGCCATTTACCCGGCGCAGTTGCACGACCTTAAGGCCGTTGTCCGCTTTATTCGCGGCAATGCGGCTAAGTACAAAATCGACACGAGTTTTATCGCTATGTCTGGGTTCTCCTCGGGCGGTCACCTATCAAGTCTTGTAGCGACAACCTGTGGCTTGAAAGAAGGCAAGTCCGGCGCTGTGACGGTTGACTTGGTAGGTGACTTAGGCGATTTTACGCAGTACAGCAGCTGTATCGATGCTGCATCGCTGTGGTCGCCCCCGACCGATATTTATACCATGAATCCTATCAATAATTTTATGGGTAGCGGAACTTACGAAGGCGCCTTTATCGGTGCCGAGCGCGAAGGCAACAAGGATAAATGGATGGTGGCGAGTTCGCCGTACTATGCCAGCGAAGACGATCCGCCTATTATCTTGTTCCATGGAACATCGGACCAAATTGTAAATAAGGAACAGAGCCAGGAACTCTACGATTCTCTGAAAAAGCATGATGTCGTGACGGAACTTGTCTCGGTGGCGGGTGGAACCCATGGCGGCAGCGAAATGTACGTCTCCGAGAATTTGGACAAAATGATCAGTTTCTTCAATATGGCACGTGATGCAAAGTCACAGGTAGTCGATCCTCTGGATTCCGCGAAGGTTGATTCCTTGAAACGGGATTCGTCGTCGGATTCTCTGACTCGTCTGCCTTCGAACTGGAAACAGCTTGCCCATGTCGGCGTGGTCGGCAGCAAGCTGGTGGCTTTCGGGAATGGGGGCGAATACCGTTGCGCTGTCGTCTCCGTGAACGGCTCGGT